The stretch of DNA CTTATGCAAGAGCAATCAAAAGTgtacttttgtattttgtcGTCAAGGTGTGTGCCATCAACCTGAACTAGAGGTTTCCAATGCTTGAACGCCCTAATGCATAGATTGAAACTCCAAAATACGCTGTGAAATATCCTGACACCGTCCGCCTTCTCACTCCCGTTGTACTGGGGTCGTGTTTCTATCTGGACAATTGAGCCAAACATCTTCTAAACCATGACTGAGAACTACCATGGTAAAGCCTGGTAAGAATCCTCCAAACCATCGAAAACTTTGGTTATGGActtctgctttgccaaccaagccttTTGGTAACTGATGGTATAATTGAACCTTGACTGACCTTCCGCAATCATAGATTTTACCTTGATGGACGGGTCAATCTCAACCAATGGCCTTATAGCCTCACCAACTGTGTCCGAGTCCAACTTGAAATGATCCTGTGAAATCGTTCCCATGGTGCACGTGTGCCTACCGTTGTATCTCCATATCtcctaacaattttttttctgtatCAAGATGGCTCGAATAAGCCAGTTGCACCACGCCCATGCATCTTGCATTTTGCATAGAACGTCTGTGATTTGGACTCATAAACATTGTAGTCGACTCCTCTAAAGATAGTGTAACTTCTAATTGCTACGACGATAGATTTTCTAGTACTATATTCCATTCCGATCCTGAACTCTTCGTCCTCGGGATCAAAAACACCTACACAAAACAGAAATCGTCACTCATTGATCcatccaaaatataaattaagaaaaacgtATTATTCCCTCATCACATACCTATGTTTGTATATTCGAAGAATTCCAGTTCATGCATGGCATCAAGATCCAAGCTACGCATAAAAGGTGGAACGTCTATTGGTTGACTAACTGCGCCACTGCGGGAGGAACCACTACATTCTCCACTGCTGCCTCTAAACCCACACCACCATCCTCGTCTTCGTCGCCGACTTCATAAGTATCTTTGAAGTCCTCTTCGTTATGACGCTATCACTGTTCATTCATTTGTACACTTCAACTCTATCATCCTCTATATCTCTAAATCATATTAAATCCCATCTTCTATATTTTCAAACTCAATCTTTGGCTGCGGCACTCAAGTCTGCCATTGAATATGGAACATATTCTATATACTTGCATCATTAATGATCAGCATAATATCAAACTGTATTAGACCACTAAAAATTATAACGGGATTCTAATACAAAATATTGCTTACTCTCCTGAACATATCGTTCTCCATACTTTGACAGAGACTGTTCTGAAACTCCATGAACATCTAGTGTATGTAACCACAAACGAAAACTGATTCTCACACATAAAACTCACTCCCTCATGAGTATTATGTATAATCTCACCGTTGTGATACCAAATTTGCAGTACCTTCCATCACATCAGAAACACACTCAAACAACTCTTTCGCTACGTGTCATCGCGCAGACTCAACAACCCCCCTCCCCTTTTGTTGGCGGCAGTTATCTACACGTCCAACAATTTGCAAATACACTAAATGCACCCATTTTTATTAAAAgcacaaataatattttcatattaaaaaaaggaaaatgatgAATCGATTAATAtgtctaaattttaaaagtctaaattttaaaaatgtcaaaaatttaaaatgtctgCAAATATCCTTTCCTCTAAAAAAATATCCTGTAATTACCCTTTCATCGtacaaaatttaaatgatatttaCTGGCTAATGCGGCCGACATGGGCATCTCTGCAAGTTCTAATTTTcggaattttgatttattacacacagaaaaaagaaagtaaactTGATTACCAAAACAGAACGACGGCTGGTACGCATGAATGGCATGATTAACAAGCAGAGACAAGATCAAGAAAATTCctttctttattatttcataGTATTTAAGATGGACAGGCTGGAATCCGAATTTTACTGACAAGTAATTCCCCAAAACGATTCCGTTCGTAATACACTCGACGATTGGAAGGAAGACCTCAAAACCCCTCTGCAAATCTGGTCTTAGCCCCCTTCAAATTCCGTCGCTGGCTTTAACCCAAAACTAAAAGCACCACaccatttaaaaattcaaaaacagaagaagacAAAAATTGACCCATCCATCTTTTGCTTGTGAGTTGTGACCTTCGAAGCccccatcaaaaggaacaaaaGCATCATATTATCACTACAATGCTACCTGGCAATATGGCTCTTTCCCAGAGGCTCCCAACTTATACTTTATTTTCAACCTATACTCTCTACCCTTTTGTGGAAAGCAGCAACCCACATACCCCCTGTAGAAGAAGACTACACTACATTTCCCTTCTAAACACTTTCAATTTCCTACCCTAGATTTTATCCCTCTAATTCGAAAAACCAAATAACAAAAGAAGTGATTTACTATTCCATTTTTCCCCATACAAACAAAAGGGATGAATATGAATTTAACTTCAATACGTCCACTCCTGCGGCAGCTTGATTTCATTGTTACTGTTGAGTGCGTGCTGGGGCCTCACGTTGCGCTTCTGCTGAGACGTATGGACATAATTGCTTCTGAGCCTTGGACTAACAACTGCATATGCAACAAAAGTCAAAGATCCACACAGCTCAGTGAACCCAATGTTCAATTAATATCATTCCAAAaccatttaattattatatattattattgcttACCATGTTCTTCCATGTTTGAACTGGAATTGAATCGATGCGGCAGGCACCCCACCATGTCATCAACATTCAGATTTAGGGCTTGCGCCACTCTAGCTGGAACCAACACCGTCGCACACGCTGCAAACACGCAAAATTACTTCAGTAATCCACTAACACAATTATTAGCATTAACTtcccaataataataataataataataataatattcccCCCAAAGAAAaaagcgaaaaaaaaaagagaaaaaaccaaaatcataaaacAAGGTTTAGCAATTGGAGGCAGAAACCTGCATTTACTCACTCCAACCCTTCAAGAAACCCTCATAAAACGCCACTATTAGTAACAGCAACCTTATTAAATGCAACGAACACTTGAAAAGACATGATTTTTCATTCATTTCTGAATCACAAGGACTAAAATACCCCCGCaaaggaaaaacaaaatctAGCTAGAGGGGGAAAAAGTATTGACCTGGCTTCTTTTTGGTTTCAGGGGTATCAACACGACGGGGGAGGAAAACGCCAGTGCCAGCACATTCCCTGGTAGTGGAAGGGTTGGTGAGGAACACAGCCCTCATTCCAGAACCGTACTGCTGCTGTTGCTGCTGATTATGGTGCTTGTGGTGCTTGTTCTGGTTCTTGGCAGCATGTAACGAAGGCCATGCAGATGGAGACAAGCCAAGTGGCCTAACACTTCTTCCTCCTCTGTTTCTTGCTCCCATTTGGTTACTCTGCCTCTGTTGGTAAACACCTTTACCACCCCACACTGATTCGTGTTGCTGCCTCAGCATCTGAATCTAAACaagaaaatgacaaataaatccactgaataaaaaaagataaattttgtcgaatgaaaataattgaGGGTTAAAATGGGTTATTACTTGTGCAATTTGAAACTGCTTCTGGTGGGAGAGTGCCTGCTGAGTGTAGAAAGAAAAGTCCGAATTGGCGCCGGCGGCTGTGTTGGGAATGGAAGGGGAAGGGTTGTAGGGGTAAGATGGTAATTgtggttgctgttgttgttgttgttgggagAGGCGCATCCTTTCGACTTCCCCTGCAGCCGCGTGCAGGAGATCCCATGTGGCCTTTGCGGAGCAGAGGTTGCAAACGCTGCTAGGACTTCCCTCGCTCGACCCCTTCCCGCACCGTAAGGCGCATAGCGTCGATTGTGGCGAACCAGATGCGTAACCGCCCTGCACAAAAACCACGAAAAAACATAACCGTCACAACTAATTCAACAAAAAGAATCAAATTCTTTGAGANNNNNNNNNNNNNNNNNNNNNNNNNNNNNNNNNNNNNNNNNNNNNNNNNNNNNNNNNNNNNNNNNNNNGTGGGTTTGGTGGAATGGGAATGTACGGTAGAGTGAGCAACTTGGTGAGTCAACTCGGCGACTCGGTGGAGATGGTCGTCCTCGTCGCTCTCGGTCTCGCTGGAGCCACTGATGGGAGAGCTTAGGTCAGAGGAAGCGGCCCCGGTAGAGAAGCCGAAGGGAAACACAAAATCGTCGCCACTAGAGTGGTACAGCGAGTCTTCGTTCGAGGGGAACGAGGCCGTTCCGTCGTCGTCGTTGTCGACGAGAAACTGCGGCGGAAGCCAAAACTCACCGTCGTCCAAATTTTCAGCCATAACGAACAAACCACAAAGGGCAGAAAGGGAAATGTGAAAAAGCGAGGGAACGGTTGTTACTTGCGAGGAAAGGTTATGAGAatatggagagagagagagagagagagagagagagagagtgcgGGTCGGAGTGTGGTTTCGGTGGGAGATTGAGAGAGAGAAATCCGGGGGTATTTGTAGAGGGGGGTTTGTGTGGGGTGAAAAGCGCGGTGCTGTAATTGTCTACGCGCTATTGCAGTAAGTGTGCGGCATGCGCGCGCCGGTCTTCCAGTTTCAGAAATATCTgcttttatttaacaaaatcttcctttcttgataaataattaataattaatactagaaaaaattgataaattaaaaattttatataaataagaaagaaagtaatgattaaaattttacaCCGATAATTCTATCTTAAAAAATTAGACAGACTAGTGCATCAATGcactactttatttattagatgtatacaataataataataaatataaaatcagTCAAAAtggtaaatattttatattttcataataaatttcGAGTTCAACTGCATTTTTTATATTCTCAcgtatttattgatttatttttttattattaaattaataataaattaaaataataaacatgTAATTAACCAATATAGCAAAAAAACTTAATATATacttaacataaataaaacgaATAATATTTTAGGTTAAGAAATTTGTGCGTCAAATTCTTTTCCGTCGTCGTCGTTGTAAAATGTAGATAgtagaataataaatattaataaattataatttatagaagataagaagtagaagtagataacattatgttaaaaattatattcatgattcaattaatgataaaataattattttggtttggtattttaaattttataataatatggAGTGTATTAacaaagataattattttatcCGAGCACATTAACATTACTCAATATCTTCGTTTAaagattataaatttatttaattgtatttttcagaattgATGCTCTTTGCAAAAAATAttcttcaaattttaatatatttgtttctttaactaaaaatttcttagaaaattctctaaattcccaagagtaaattaaaatattttggtcTATGATGTATATTCCtagaattataaaattatcaaaacattcgtaatatatttaattataaaattattatacttTTGAAAgagtttttttaaaattttatatataaaatcataTTCCCAAGTCGTGGAAATTCTTTACTGTCCACCTCTTTGCtggaaaaatattagaaataaaaatataattcctgaaaatattaaatatctgataattattttttatttcttacaacaaatatgaaaatatattattctcaATTCATTAAACGAGTAAAGAAAACACTTTTCTAgagcttttttcttttaaaaaaaattgataaacgATAAATCTATAGATTTGTCATAAAATGTTTTGGAGAAATCGATCCTGATGTCAAATTTTATTCACCAAAGAAAATTCCTTGTGAATTAGTAGTTGCATATACCATAATGTATTTTATGCTGCTTGGTACATTGTGTAGCTAgtacatataaaatattatatattttactaGAAGTATTGATTAAAAATATGCATAAAACattagaaattagaaaataatcaTATAGTATTCTTCTTAGTCGTTGGATCCAGCAAAATATGAGCTAAGTATGATTTAGGGTCAGTCACATGATTTGCAATCTTTTTAAgataacttatttataattgcacatattgtttatttttcatctgaaaagaaaagatttggaaaGTGTAAAAAGCACATTGATTTGTTGAGGTGTGTGTAACAGTGAGACTGTGAGAGCGTGAGTTATGCAAGCAATTTTCAAAAAGGAAAGGAAGCAGTCGCACAAGCCACGACGTGAGTTGAACTTTGAGCCACAGTGGGTCCATTCAAAATCCATAaaacatgaaatttttttatttaaattaattaaatatataaattagtaaaatacatatatttaaaaaaatacgtaCTCTTACATATCTTAGATGCTGAGGGATAATTCAAAAACTAAACATACTTTGACGTCTGAGACATGGTTCTATGATCGGATAATGTCGATATGTAACATCTTAACTATTAAAATATCACGTTTTTGGTTGTATCATTTTGATAGTTTGGATATTACGACGACTCTTAAAATacttaatactaaaatatgagactatttaaaattttaaaccgtATTTTTCAAagaccatttttttaaaaacataaatcCATACTTATAATTAGGGGTGTGCATGGTCCGATCCGGCCCAAAGATCCAATCTGGTCCCAAACATTTTAGGGGCTAATTTAGTAtgatttcatcgggtctagaTTCGGGTAagagtctcaaaaatagacccgatCATTATTTTGGGTCGAGGTCCGGACCATAGCTCGAGTCACCCGAAATTGGCCCGATGGCCCGGTCACCATAcacaataaatattttgtattattagtgatggatgatgactattattatgtgaaatttaagtattgtaaaccttaatattttgtgttattagtcattatatataagactataagttaatattttatatttaaaatgcataaaattttagactaatgcataatattgtgttatttgtattgatttaaatattaagTATTATTAggcaatattagtattgattatagttatgctttaattttagaaaagagttggttcttgttatatttttctaagtaaattttaccatgtcaaataatagTTGGAGTTttagaaatttggatatttttacatgctaacTTATAAGAAAGTATCAAAGTAATATAATGTTAACGGCTCGATTTTCACCCGATTTTTATCCGGTATAGTTGTGGCCTGAAAGGGTATAGGTTTCATCGGGTTTAGGGTCGAGTTTGGGTCTCATAAATGGACCCAGTGCATATTTCGGGCCGGGTTTAGGTCACATCAAATTCGGTTTCACCCGACCCATGCACACCTCTACTTACAATACTTACAagaatacacatatatatatataattgtttacAAGTATTTCGTATCAAAATcttatccctcttacagaacTTGCAAAGTTAAAGATGAGGGAAACATAAATACTAAAACAATACGAAAAT from Arachis duranensis cultivar V14167 chromosome 4, aradu.V14167.gnm2.J7QH, whole genome shotgun sequence encodes:
- the LOC107484792 gene encoding uncharacterized protein LOC107484792, which translates into the protein MAENLDDGEFWLPPQFLVDNDDDGTASFPSNEDSLYHSSGDDFVFPFGFSTGAASSDLSSPISGSSETESDEDDHLHRVAELTHQGGYASGSPQSTLCALRCGKGSSEGSPSSVCNLCSAKATWDLLHAAAGEVERMRLSQQQQQQQPQLPSYPYNPSPSIPNTAAGANSDFSFYTQQALSHQKQFQIAQIQMLRQQHESVWGGKGVYQQRQSNQMGARNRGGRSVRPLGLSPSAWPSLHAAKNQNKHHKHHNQQQQQQYGSGMRAVFLTNPSTTRECAGTGVFLPRRVDTPETKKKPACATVLVPARVAQALNLNVDDMVGCLPHRFNSSSNMEEHVVSPRLRSNYVHTSQQKRNVRPQHALNSNNEIKLPQEWTY